The sequence CAGTTTCCCGTCTATCACGTGGTAGCCCTCCTTTAGGTCTCCATTCCGAGCGGCTTCTGAGAGGGCATTGCCAATCCTCTTCAAGTCGTCTGGTGTTAGTGGAGTGTTGGATTGGAGTTTGTCAAAAATTCCCGGATTGTCGTCAAGAAATCTCTGAATGACTCGACTAACGGCGAAGGCGAGTGATTCTGCCTGGATGCTCTCATAAGCCTCTTGGGCTGGCATACCCGCTACGCCTCTACCATGGGTGCGATTGAAGCTGTAGTTTTGGAGATAGCCAGGCAAAAAGAGAGGCCCCCAGGCTTGAAATTGCTGCGTGTGAACAAGTTCATGACCGACCAACGTGATTCCTCGGCCCAGTCTGTTCTCAAACGCTTCGGCTGACCCAGAATCGAGATAAACGGTCTGACCGAGCGTCACACCATTGGCTCCAGCAATACTTGTCACGATTCTGGCCACTATACCAGTCTGGACGTCCACGGTGGACAAGTCTTGCCCGAAGAAGGCGTTGAAGAACTGCAGCAGGGTCCCATCCAAGGGCTGCAAGCCGTCGGGGTCGAAATACCTCGTTGGGTTATTCCGGCTCTGGAAGTACCTGTTCCACGACTGGGGGTCAGTTACGTAAGCCGAGTCTAGCAGGGGGTCGGGGGAGAGGAAGCGAGCGGAGACAGAGTCGCAGTAGCGGGCGCCGAAGTAGTCGAGGGCGGATTCTGGG comes from Acidobacteriota bacterium and encodes:
- a CDS encoding RHS repeat-associated core domain-containing protein; its protein translation is MGVDIVPWAERRLPGRLVVENDTRPGGGLHNFFRDHLGSTQVTADFFTGALVCSSFYHPFGQSADPTACDGHTRKFTQKERDPESALDYFGARYCDSVSARFLSPDPLLDSAYVTDPQSWNRYFQSRNNPTRYFDPDGLQPLDGTLLQFFNAFFGQDLSTVDVQTGIVARIVTSIAGANGVTLGQTVYLDSGSAEAFENRLGRGITLVGHELVHTQQFQAWGPLFLPGYLQNYSFNRTHGRGVAGMPAQEAYESIQAESLAFAVSRVIQRFLDDNPGIFDKLQSNTPLTPDDLKRIGNALSEAARNGDLKEGYHVIDGKLVFIYFPQAEREE